A window of the Hordeum vulgare subsp. vulgare chromosome 5H, MorexV3_pseudomolecules_assembly, whole genome shotgun sequence genome harbors these coding sequences:
- the LOC123452225 gene encoding SRSF protein kinase 1-like isoform X2: MAEAPAASRRAEEAGSRRRAEEEAEAAAAADGDGDGDSSVYTSEDEGTEDYRRGGYHAVRPGDTFKQGAYVVQSKLGWGHFSTVWLAWDTAHSRYVALKVQKSAQHYTEAAMDEIKILRQIADGDPEDSRCVVKLLDHFKHTGPNGSHVCMVFEFLGDNLLTLIKYTDYRGIPLPMVKEICRHVLIGLDYLHRELSIIHTDLKPENILLVSTIDPSNDPRKSGVPLVPPTARAIEPPPRAPAGPSTSSGLTRNQKKKIRKKAKRVAASTAEGNGAVASADTDESDDKGDLSTANEGSPSQDGDRKRGGHRRGSKGTRKRMAMEAELGCKLVDFGNACWTYKQFTSDIQTRQYRCPEVLLGSKYSTSADLWSFACICFELASGDVLFDPHSGDNFDRDEDHLALMMELLGMMPRKIALGGRYSRDYFNRYGDLRHIRRLRFWPLSKVLVEKYEFSDIDAIAMSDFLVPILDFVPEKRPTAAQLLQHPWFDAGPLRRQPRALADTENDGIPENKGKENGDERDAMAAELGNIAIDGASSSKTVKDPQASSKQKNGNGTPSKR; encoded by the exons ATGGCCGAGGCTCCGGCGGCGAGCCGCAGGGCGGAGGAGGCGGGGAGCCGGCGCcgcgcggaggaggaggcggaggcggcggccgccGCCGACGGGGACGGGGACGGGGACAGCAGCGTCTACACCTCCGAGGACGAGGGCACCGAGGACTACCGCCGCGGCGGCTACCACGCCGTCCGCCCCGGCGACACCTTCAAGCAGGGCGCCTACGTCGTGCAGTCCAAGCTCGGCTGGGGCCACTTCTCCACCGTCTGGCTCGCCTGGGACACCGCCCACTCC AGGTATGTGGCCCTGAAGGTGCAGAAGAGCGCACAGCACTACACTGAGGCTGCCATGGATGAGATCAAGATCCTGAGGCAGATTGCCGACGGTGACCCTGAAGACTCCCGCTGTGTTGTGAAGCTTCTTGACCACTTCAAGCACACAGGTCCCAACGGGAGCCATGTCTGCATGGTGTTTGAGTTTCTTGGTGATAACTTGCTCACCCTGATCAAGTACACGGACTATCGTGGGATTCCGCTTCCAATGGTTAAGGAGATATGCCGGCATGTGCTCATTGGCCTTGACTACCTCCACCGCGAGCTTTCAATTATCCACACTGACCTGAAGCCTGAGAACATATTGCTCGTGTCCACTATTGACCCGTCAAACGATCCCCGGAAGTCAGGTGTGCCACTGGTGCCACCTACTGCAAGGGCCATCGAGCCACCTCCAAGGGCTCCTGCTGGACCATCAACGAGTAGTGGCCTCACCAGGAACCAAAAGAAGAAGATACGGAAGAAAGCCAAACGTGTAGCTGCTTCAACTGCAGAAGGCAATGGGGCAGTGGCATCCGCTGACACAGACGAATCAGATGATAAGGGAGATCTGAGTACAGCAAATGAGGGCAGTCCTAGCCAGGATGGGGACAGGAAGAGAGGAGGGCATAGACGGGGCAGCAAAGGGACTAGGAAGAGGATGGCGATGGAAGCTGAACTAGGCTGCAAGCTGGTTGACTTTGGAAATGCATGTTGGACGTACAAGCAGTTCACAAGTGATATCCAAACAAGGCAATACAGGTGTCCTGAGGTCCTTCTGGGCTCCAAGTATTCTACATCTGCTGACCTGTGGTCCTTTGCATGCATATGCTTTGAACTTGCCTCAGGAGATGTGCTCTTTGATCCGCATAGTGGAGATAACTTTGACAGGGATGAG GATCACCTTGCGCTGATGATGGAGCTACTTGGAATGATGCCTCGAAAG ATTGCCTTGGGTGGCCGATATTCACGTGACTACTTCAATCGTTACGGGGACTTGAGGCACATCCGTCGCTTGCGGTTCTGGCCTCTCAGCAAGGTGCTTGTTGAGAAGTACGAATTCAGCGACATAGACGCCATTGCCATGTCAGATTTTCTCGTCCCGATACTTGATTTCGTTCCTGAGAAGCGTCCTACAGCTGCCCAGTTGCTTCAGCACCCATGGTTTGATGCTGGACCCCTTCGACGGCAGCCCAGAGCGCTGGCGGACACGGAGAATGATGGTATTCCAGAGAACAAAGGCAAGGAGAATGGTGATGAAAGAGATGCAATGGCTGCGGAGCTGGGTAACATCGCCATAGATGGTGCTTCTTCATCCAAGACAGTGAAGGATCCCCAAGCAAGTTCCAAGCAAAAGAATGGAAACGGTACGCCTTCTAAGAGGTGA
- the LOC123452225 gene encoding SRSF protein kinase 1-like isoform X1 has translation MAEAPAASRRAEEAGSRRRAEEEAEAAAAADGDGDGDSSVYTSEDEGTEDYRRGGYHAVRPGDTFKQGAYVVQSKLGWGHFSTVWLAWDTAHSRYVALKVQKSAQHYTEAAMDEIKILRQIADGDPEDSRCVVKLLDHFKHTGPNGSHVCMVFEFLGDNLLTLIKYTDYRGIPLPMVKEICRHVLIGLDYLHRELSIIHTDLKPENILLVSTIDPSNDPRKSGVPLVPPTARAIEPPPRAPAGPSTSSGLTRNQKKKIRKKAKRVAASTAEGNGAVASADTDESDDKGDLSTANEGSPSQDGDRKRGGHRRGSKGTRKRMAMEAELGCKLVDFGNACWTYKQFTSDIQTRQYRCPEVLLGSKYSTSADLWSFACICFELASGDVLFDPHSGDNFDRDEQDHLALMMELLGMMPRKIALGGRYSRDYFNRYGDLRHIRRLRFWPLSKVLVEKYEFSDIDAIAMSDFLVPILDFVPEKRPTAAQLLQHPWFDAGPLRRQPRALADTENDGIPENKGKENGDERDAMAAELGNIAIDGASSSKTVKDPQASSKQKNGNGTPSKR, from the exons ATGGCCGAGGCTCCGGCGGCGAGCCGCAGGGCGGAGGAGGCGGGGAGCCGGCGCcgcgcggaggaggaggcggaggcggcggccgccGCCGACGGGGACGGGGACGGGGACAGCAGCGTCTACACCTCCGAGGACGAGGGCACCGAGGACTACCGCCGCGGCGGCTACCACGCCGTCCGCCCCGGCGACACCTTCAAGCAGGGCGCCTACGTCGTGCAGTCCAAGCTCGGCTGGGGCCACTTCTCCACCGTCTGGCTCGCCTGGGACACCGCCCACTCC AGGTATGTGGCCCTGAAGGTGCAGAAGAGCGCACAGCACTACACTGAGGCTGCCATGGATGAGATCAAGATCCTGAGGCAGATTGCCGACGGTGACCCTGAAGACTCCCGCTGTGTTGTGAAGCTTCTTGACCACTTCAAGCACACAGGTCCCAACGGGAGCCATGTCTGCATGGTGTTTGAGTTTCTTGGTGATAACTTGCTCACCCTGATCAAGTACACGGACTATCGTGGGATTCCGCTTCCAATGGTTAAGGAGATATGCCGGCATGTGCTCATTGGCCTTGACTACCTCCACCGCGAGCTTTCAATTATCCACACTGACCTGAAGCCTGAGAACATATTGCTCGTGTCCACTATTGACCCGTCAAACGATCCCCGGAAGTCAGGTGTGCCACTGGTGCCACCTACTGCAAGGGCCATCGAGCCACCTCCAAGGGCTCCTGCTGGACCATCAACGAGTAGTGGCCTCACCAGGAACCAAAAGAAGAAGATACGGAAGAAAGCCAAACGTGTAGCTGCTTCAACTGCAGAAGGCAATGGGGCAGTGGCATCCGCTGACACAGACGAATCAGATGATAAGGGAGATCTGAGTACAGCAAATGAGGGCAGTCCTAGCCAGGATGGGGACAGGAAGAGAGGAGGGCATAGACGGGGCAGCAAAGGGACTAGGAAGAGGATGGCGATGGAAGCTGAACTAGGCTGCAAGCTGGTTGACTTTGGAAATGCATGTTGGACGTACAAGCAGTTCACAAGTGATATCCAAACAAGGCAATACAGGTGTCCTGAGGTCCTTCTGGGCTCCAAGTATTCTACATCTGCTGACCTGTGGTCCTTTGCATGCATATGCTTTGAACTTGCCTCAGGAGATGTGCTCTTTGATCCGCATAGTGGAGATAACTTTGACAGGGATGAG CAGGATCACCTTGCGCTGATGATGGAGCTACTTGGAATGATGCCTCGAAAG ATTGCCTTGGGTGGCCGATATTCACGTGACTACTTCAATCGTTACGGGGACTTGAGGCACATCCGTCGCTTGCGGTTCTGGCCTCTCAGCAAGGTGCTTGTTGAGAAGTACGAATTCAGCGACATAGACGCCATTGCCATGTCAGATTTTCTCGTCCCGATACTTGATTTCGTTCCTGAGAAGCGTCCTACAGCTGCCCAGTTGCTTCAGCACCCATGGTTTGATGCTGGACCCCTTCGACGGCAGCCCAGAGCGCTGGCGGACACGGAGAATGATGGTATTCCAGAGAACAAAGGCAAGGAGAATGGTGATGAAAGAGATGCAATGGCTGCGGAGCTGGGTAACATCGCCATAGATGGTGCTTCTTCATCCAAGACAGTGAAGGATCCCCAAGCAAGTTCCAAGCAAAAGAATGGAAACGGTACGCCTTCTAAGAGGTGA
- the LOC123452226 gene encoding probable NAD(P)H dehydrogenase (quinone) FQR1-like 1 yields MQSPARVLYDPHGPADAAVFVGRDRACCSYVSCQSEASDRRRSPPRRGRPAAMGKGGGCLPSKIQRPPAPQRRDRTFIPAPATTPASEPAPATTAASEPAPATAAPEPETAPAPQPVRIYVVFYSTYGHVRRLARAVQRGVGSVPGALGILLRVPETLPCAVLARMGALEAAAEMDAEGIPVADPGGLPDADGFLFGFPARYGAMAAQMQAFFDSTAPLCRGQRLAGKPAGFFVSTGTQCGGQETTAWTAITQLAHHGMLFVPIGYTFGEGMFEMEELRGGSPYGAGVFAGDGSRPPTELELALAEHHGKYMATLVKRMVHGADA; encoded by the exons ATGCAGAGTCCAGCTCGCGTACTTTACGACCCGCACGGGCCGGCGGACGCAGCGGTGTTCGTTGGCCGCGATCGCGCGTGCTGCTCGTACGTGTCGTGTCAGAGTGAAGCCAGTGACCGGCGTCGCTCCCCTCCCCGCCGCGGCAGGCCGGCAGCGATGGGCAAGGGCGGCGGCTGCCTGCCCAGCAAGATCCAGCGCCCCCCGGCCCCGCAGCGCCGCGACCgcaccttcatcccggccccggCAACCACCCCCGCATCGGAGCCGGCCCCGGCAACCACCGCCGCATCGGAGCCGGCACCGGCCACCGCCGCGCCGGAGCCGGAGACGGCGCCGGCACCGCAGCCGGTCCGCATCTACGTCGTGTTCTACTCCACGTACGGGCACGTGCGGCGGCTGGCGCGGGCGGTGCAGCGCGGGGTGGGGTCCGTGCCGGGAGCGCTGGGGATCCTGCTCCGCGTGCCGGAGACGCTGCCCTGCGCCGTGCTGGCCCGGATGGGCGCGCTGGAGGCCGCCGCGGAGATGGACGCGGAGGGGATCCCCGTGGCGGACCCCGGCGGCCTCCCCGACGCCGACGGGTTCCTCTTCGGCTTCCCCGCGCGGTACGGCGCCATGGCCGCGCAGATGCAGGCCTTCTTCGACTCCACCGCGCCGCTCTGCCGTGGCCAGCGCCTCGCCGGCAAGCCCGCCGGCTTCTTCGTCAGCACCGGCACCCAGTGCGGCGGCCAGGAGACCACCGC GTGGACGGCGATCACGCAGCTGGCACACCACGGCATGCTGTTTGTGCCCATCGGGTACACCTtcggagaggggatgttcgagatGGAGGAGCTCCGCGGGGGCTCGCCGTACGGAGCCGGGGTGTTCGCCGGCGACGGCTCGAGGCCGCCCACCGAGCTGGAGCTGGCCCTCGCCGAGCACCACGGCAAGTACATGGCCACGCTGGTCAAGAGGATGGTGCACGGCGCCGATGCCTGA
- the LOC123452227 gene encoding uncharacterized protein LOC123452227, translating to MANPEASKPPAPGPDEAATERRADETARKDGAGDPPPPPFLEVTCRSSGEVRRFAAGTTARYALHAVNRKLAPGSPAALHVEAAKEGEEPVCFGPTAPLADYGRGWRLQTVTEQDAHHHVPPPPPPGGEGKGARERELLRKKGASVYLAKIGLAFVFLFLLGGLFTYLLETIPDMILASTPPQSM from the exons ATGGCGAATCCGGAGGCAAGCAAACCGCCGGCGCCGGGGCCTGACGAGGCGGCGACGGAGCGGCGAGCCGACGAGACGGCGCGCAAGGACGGCGCCGgcgaccctcctcccccgccg TTCCTGGAGGTGACCtgcaggagctccggcgaggtgcgGCGGTTCGCGGCGGGGACGACGGCCCGGTACGCGCTGCACGCGGTGAACCGCAAGCTCGCCCCGGGCTCCCCGGCGGCGCTGCACgtggaggcggccaaggagggcgAGGAGCCCGTGTGCTTCGGCCCCACCGCGCCCCTCGCCGACTACGGCCGCGGCTGGCGGCTCCAGACCGTCACCGAGCAGGACGCCCACCACCAcgtgccaccgccgccgccgcccggagGCGAGGGGAAGGGGGCTCGCGAGAGGGAACTGCTGAGGAAGAAGGGCGCCTCCGTGTACCTCGCCAAGATCGGGCTCGCCTTCGTCTTCCTCTTCCTGCTCGGCGGGCTCTTCACCTACCTGCTCGAGACCATCCCCGACATGATCCTCGCCTCCACTCCTCCTCAGTCCATGTAG